The Planococcus versutus genome contains a region encoding:
- a CDS encoding DUF58 domain-containing protein, translating into MTVLNLPADWGSRLSRYAIGTKAKIKGHHKGSHRSMRFGSSLDFSDFREYHPGDDVRHIDWNVYARTERIYIKRFLDEQEMRIHVLLDSSKSMSNKWLFAKQLAFSLGLMVLGSDDRLTVSAGSKKIIPFRKKGKSAKKLFEHFVSAMPDPENVSFVRQARFHAAKDSTVLFIVSDGLEPLEDWQVFFRQAPAFAHDIRFIHVTTQDERLPAYKGDLRFIDDETQQVTSVTVTEEALRAYQKQSELHSKGLESLCRTYGIAYLPVNVEDGIEQVLFHQMIRKNWIG; encoded by the coding sequence ATGACGGTATTAAATTTACCAGCTGATTGGGGTTCGCGTCTTAGTCGCTATGCCATAGGTACAAAAGCAAAAATTAAAGGACACCATAAAGGGTCTCACCGGTCAATGCGTTTTGGTAGTTCATTAGATTTTTCCGATTTTCGCGAATACCATCCAGGAGACGATGTCCGCCATATCGACTGGAACGTTTATGCCCGAACGGAACGCATCTACATTAAACGGTTTCTAGATGAGCAAGAAATGCGTATCCATGTCTTGCTTGATAGTTCAAAATCAATGAGCAATAAATGGTTGTTTGCCAAGCAATTGGCGTTTTCACTTGGGTTAATGGTGTTGGGAAGTGATGACCGCTTAACGGTATCAGCGGGATCCAAAAAAATAATTCCTTTTCGTAAAAAAGGAAAATCAGCAAAAAAACTGTTTGAACATTTTGTATCTGCTATGCCAGATCCTGAAAACGTATCATTCGTGCGTCAAGCACGTTTTCATGCCGCAAAGGACTCTACTGTATTATTCATCGTATCCGATGGACTAGAACCACTTGAAGATTGGCAGGTGTTTTTCAGACAGGCTCCGGCTTTTGCGCACGATATCCGATTTATTCATGTGACTACACAAGACGAACGATTGCCGGCTTACAAAGGAGATTTACGTTTTATCGATGATGAAACGCAACAAGTAACGAGCGTGACGGTGACAGAAGAAGCACTTCGTGCATACCAAAAGCAAAGTGAACTGCACAGCAAAGGTTTAGAATCTCTTTGTCGCACTTATGGGATTGCTTATTTACCGGTAAATGTAGAAGACGGAATCGAGCAAGTGTTATTTCATCAAATGATACGAAAAAATTGGATCGGGTGA
- a CDS encoding ABC transporter permease has product MKTLFANPVLVKELKLRFRNLKSFTGILFYLIAMSVFVFGFIFLATSLTGNGFFRPDESFMLFSIMTYIQLGLILFITPALTAGTISTEREKQTLNILLTTSQTSFQIIFGKMTSSIAFLLLMIVSGLPIYSLVFLYGGVSPSQLFYIFLFYMLTLLAIASIGVMLSTLIRKTIVAIIATYGAMIFIAGVTAFFLLISVQLSQIGATTPSISPVAHFWATINPPAVLLTLLQPPMEEQLQSLTMVPIPLWIGYAIFYVLVSAGCLLLAVKKLRVNMNKYK; this is encoded by the coding sequence ATGAAAACTCTTTTTGCCAATCCCGTACTAGTGAAAGAACTTAAATTGCGTTTCCGTAACTTAAAAAGCTTTACTGGTATTTTGTTTTATTTAATTGCGATGAGCGTCTTTGTTTTTGGTTTTATCTTTTTAGCTACATCTCTAACAGGTAACGGTTTTTTCCGTCCAGATGAAAGTTTTATGCTATTTAGCATTATGACGTATATTCAATTAGGATTGATTTTGTTTATTACGCCCGCATTAACAGCAGGAACGATTAGTACAGAACGTGAAAAACAGACTTTGAATATTTTACTAACAACTTCGCAAACTTCTTTCCAAATTATTTTTGGGAAAATGACATCATCCATCGCTTTTTTGTTATTGATGATTGTGTCAGGGTTACCAATATACAGTTTAGTGTTTTTATACGGAGGCGTTTCACCTAGTCAGCTATTTTATATCTTCTTGTTTTATATGCTGACGTTACTGGCAATCGCAAGTATTGGTGTCATGCTGTCAACTTTGATTCGTAAAACCATTGTTGCGATTATCGCAACGTATGGAGCCATGATTTTCATCGCGGGAGTCACTGCTTTTTTCTTACTGATTTCGGTTCAACTTTCTCAAATAGGTGCTACAACACCATCAATATCGCCAGTTGCTCACTTTTGGGCAACGATCAATCCACCAGCTGTGTTACTCACTTTGCTGCAACCACCAATGGAGGAGCAATTGCAAAGTTTGACGATGGTGCCCATTCCATTGTGGATCGGTTATGCTATTTTCTATGTTTTGGTATCAGCCGGCTGTCTTTTGTTAGCTGTCAAAAAGTTGCGCGTTAATATGAATAAATACAAATAA
- a CDS encoding AAA family ATPase gives MTYTTDQFTEMSQLLQQVKSEIGRFIVGQESAVEFSLYAILADGHALLEGLPGLGKTMLIRTISDVLDLSFSRIQFTPDLMPSDITGTSLIERDAEGRQQFTFREGPIFHQMVLADEINRATPKTQSALLEAMGEKTVTILGDTKKMARPFFVLATQNPIEMEGTYPLPEAQMDRFLCKILVAYPSREELAEISRRTTGSQLILLSKKMNTASLIDAQDMVKEVLIAEDILMVAVDIIQNTHPEHSEHQEIQQFVQYGSGPRGLQSLIRLAKARALMEGRYHVSIGDLKHVAKPVLRHRLLLNYEAEAMGKNADELIDSVLSTAGKGVLK, from the coding sequence ATGACATACACAACCGATCAATTTACAGAAATGAGCCAATTGCTTCAACAAGTTAAATCCGAAATTGGACGGTTTATCGTCGGACAAGAAAGCGCGGTTGAGTTTTCTTTGTACGCGATTCTAGCGGATGGTCATGCCTTACTAGAAGGCTTGCCCGGTCTTGGTAAAACAATGTTGATTCGGACCATTTCAGATGTGCTCGATTTGTCGTTTTCAAGAATTCAGTTTACACCCGATTTGATGCCTTCGGATATTACAGGGACGAGCCTCATTGAACGAGATGCAGAAGGACGCCAGCAGTTTACTTTTCGAGAAGGTCCGATTTTTCACCAAATGGTACTTGCAGATGAAATTAACCGTGCTACACCGAAAACACAAAGTGCGCTGCTAGAGGCAATGGGTGAAAAGACAGTGACCATACTGGGTGATACGAAAAAAATGGCGCGACCGTTTTTCGTTTTGGCAACACAAAATCCTATTGAAATGGAAGGGACCTATCCGTTACCTGAAGCACAAATGGACCGTTTTCTTTGTAAAATCCTGGTTGCTTACCCAAGTCGCGAGGAACTTGCGGAAATTAGCCGCAGAACAACGGGATCTCAACTAATTCTTCTTAGTAAAAAAATGAATACAGCTAGCTTAATTGATGCACAAGATATGGTGAAAGAAGTGTTGATAGCAGAAGACATTTTAATGGTCGCTGTCGATATCATTCAAAATACGCATCCAGAGCATTCAGAACATCAAGAAATCCAGCAATTTGTTCAATACGGTAGCGGTCCTCGTGGTCTGCAAAGTTTGATCCGTTTAGCTAAAGCACGTGCGTTAATGGAAGGACGGTATCATGTGTCAATTGGTGATTTAAAACATGTGGCAAAACCGGTATTGAGGCACCGCTTGTTATTAAATTATGAAGCAGAAGCGATGGGTAAAAATGCAGATGAGTTGATTGATAGTGTGCTGAGCACAGCTGGAAAAGGCGTATTGAAATGA
- a CDS encoding vWA domain-containing protein gives MGVANWVMIWTAIMPLAVILYYFFRKKYKDQRVSSTLFWQERMKELQASPYLKKLQHHLLFYLQLAALLFCVLALIEPFNESETLAGNDFVFIVDTSATMLAGSPTHFEKQQAQMKKLASQAGGKPVTIVTTGVSPEVVIRNEQNVERVEKAIDQLAVSYENAEMEQTILFADTLATNDSTIIHIFTDYLDRAALANKTGQSYQVHGFSEKLTNVAIRQLGLSETDKGTRGIVQVINNSETSMNATVRLSSGSFEKAVEVKLEAAEELLVPFDELPNYKLWQAELDVSDDYAADNTMATYLAPPVNAIVIDSALHELIASGFRSLALDVSLAEATQLQPDAGLPLVTNQRDLLEATTPIFMFGRNDENPFEVTGQIETKPHPLFTYASLDEVYVSQLYPPFKGYETIATIDDHPFIQVSPKGDIVVLTDVQLTDWPLSPSFPLFLWSAMESLSDDAEFLGFFQPNEHRSMSLASPTGEWEIFRDGAYRHSYIEGSGPFVAPNEPGIYQVVGDEKDMTMIVQLTSQEKELSAGSSYVMGQSKAVQDTVRFSFVPFIIGIILLLVLLEWEVYRRGIATR, from the coding sequence ATGGGAGTAGCAAATTGGGTGATGATCTGGACGGCAATTATGCCGCTAGCCGTCATTCTCTATTATTTTTTTAGAAAAAAATACAAAGACCAGCGCGTTTCTTCAACTTTGTTTTGGCAAGAACGAATGAAAGAGTTGCAAGCTTCGCCTTATTTGAAAAAATTACAGCATCATTTATTGTTTTATCTTCAATTGGCTGCTCTTCTTTTTTGTGTACTGGCGTTAATTGAGCCCTTCAACGAATCGGAAACTTTAGCTGGCAATGACTTTGTTTTTATTGTGGATACGTCAGCAACGATGTTAGCTGGTTCTCCAACGCATTTTGAAAAGCAACAAGCACAAATGAAGAAATTAGCGTCACAAGCAGGAGGCAAGCCTGTGACAATTGTTACGACGGGTGTTAGTCCAGAAGTGGTTATTCGCAATGAGCAAAATGTTGAGCGAGTGGAAAAAGCAATTGACCAATTAGCCGTAAGTTACGAAAATGCCGAAATGGAGCAAACGATTTTATTTGCGGATACGCTCGCGACTAATGACTCAACGATTATTCATATTTTTACCGATTACTTAGACCGTGCTGCCCTTGCCAATAAAACAGGACAAAGTTATCAAGTTCATGGGTTTTCGGAAAAACTGACTAATGTAGCTATTCGCCAACTGGGTCTTTCAGAAACGGATAAAGGGACACGAGGCATTGTCCAAGTTATCAATAATAGCGAAACATCCATGAATGCTACTGTGCGTTTATCGTCTGGCAGTTTTGAAAAAGCAGTAGAAGTAAAACTCGAAGCGGCAGAAGAACTGCTCGTTCCGTTTGATGAGTTGCCAAACTACAAGCTATGGCAAGCAGAGCTAGACGTATCGGATGATTATGCTGCGGATAATACAATGGCAACATATTTAGCTCCGCCAGTTAACGCAATTGTCATTGACTCGGCTTTGCATGAATTAATCGCAAGTGGTTTTCGTTCACTCGCTTTAGATGTTAGTTTAGCCGAAGCCACTCAATTGCAGCCTGACGCAGGATTGCCATTAGTTACGAATCAACGTGATTTACTAGAAGCCACGACACCCATTTTTATGTTTGGGCGAAATGATGAAAATCCTTTTGAAGTGACAGGTCAAATTGAGACAAAGCCACATCCGCTTTTCACCTATGCTTCATTGGATGAAGTGTATGTTTCACAACTATATCCACCTTTTAAAGGCTACGAAACCATCGCCACAATAGATGATCATCCGTTTATTCAAGTGTCTCCAAAAGGAGACATTGTGGTGTTGACAGATGTTCAATTGACCGACTGGCCGCTTTCTCCTTCTTTTCCTTTGTTTTTATGGAGTGCCATGGAAAGTTTATCAGACGATGCGGAATTTCTTGGTTTTTTCCAGCCAAATGAACACCGATCCATGTCGTTAGCTTCACCAACCGGAGAATGGGAAATCTTTCGAGACGGTGCTTATCGCCATTCTTATATTGAAGGGAGCGGACCTTTTGTGGCACCTAATGAACCGGGTATTTACCAAGTGGTGGGTGATGAAAAAGACATGACCATGATTGTACAGCTAACTTCTCAAGAAAAAGAGCTTTCTGCTGGGTCGTCTTATGTAATGGGGCAGTCAAAAGCTGTACAAGATACCGTTCGTTTTTCGTTTGTGCCATTTATTATAGGGATCATCTTACTGTTAGTGCTTCTGGAATGGGAGGTGTATCGTCGTGGAATTGCAACTCGATAA